From Cellulosimicrobium cellulans, the proteins below share one genomic window:
- a CDS encoding LacI family DNA-binding transcriptional regulator, translated as MSDTPGNRETTAGPTAHRPTLAKVAERAGVSVSTASLAFSGAGPITPETRARVLDAAKELGYTGPNPLGRQLRSGRSGVVGVVVGDQLRRAFRDPVAVQVLDGLVSTLGENGLGVLLIPGIPSDDPARAVDPLVESAAMDVAVLVWGVGSDDATLAALQRRGVPVVIGEGRPVEGTPLVAIRDRVGTADAVRHLVDLGHTRVAEVSLPLDSSDRSGPIDAERLAQVDRTPTANRLAGVRDVVEPVASWETEASLVEHGRSATLALLGRTAADGTTVPTDPSTRPTAVIAHSDLLAAGALLAARELGLRVPDDVSVAGFDGLDLPWLAPDVLTSVHQPLARKGSELGLAVIRQLAGEAPTTVELDVELVVGTTTGPALTT; from the coding sequence ATGAGCGACACCCCCGGGAACCGGGAGACCACGGCCGGACCGACGGCCCACCGCCCCACGCTCGCGAAGGTCGCCGAGCGAGCCGGCGTCTCCGTCTCGACGGCGTCGCTCGCCTTCTCCGGCGCGGGACCGATCACCCCGGAGACGCGGGCGCGCGTGCTCGACGCCGCGAAGGAGCTCGGGTACACAGGCCCCAACCCGCTCGGCCGCCAGCTCCGGTCGGGCCGCTCGGGCGTCGTCGGCGTCGTCGTCGGCGACCAGCTCCGGCGCGCGTTCCGCGACCCCGTCGCCGTGCAGGTGCTCGACGGCCTCGTCTCGACCCTCGGCGAGAACGGCCTCGGCGTGCTCCTCATCCCCGGCATCCCGTCCGACGACCCGGCCCGCGCCGTCGACCCGCTCGTCGAGAGCGCGGCCATGGACGTCGCCGTCCTCGTGTGGGGCGTGGGGTCCGACGACGCGACGCTCGCCGCGCTGCAGCGCCGCGGCGTGCCGGTGGTCATCGGCGAGGGACGCCCTGTCGAGGGCACCCCGCTCGTCGCCATCCGCGACCGGGTCGGGACCGCCGACGCCGTGCGCCACCTCGTCGACCTCGGCCACACGCGCGTCGCGGAGGTCTCACTCCCCCTCGACAGCTCCGACCGGAGCGGGCCGATCGACGCCGAGCGCCTCGCCCAGGTGGACCGCACGCCGACGGCCAACCGGCTCGCGGGCGTGCGCGACGTCGTCGAGCCCGTCGCGAGCTGGGAGACCGAGGCGTCGCTCGTCGAGCACGGCCGCTCCGCGACGCTAGCGCTGCTCGGCCGCACCGCCGCGGACGGGACGACCGTGCCCACCGACCCGTCGACCCGGCCCACGGCGGTGATCGCCCACTCCGACCTGCTCGCCGCGGGCGCGCTGCTCGCCGCGCGCGAGCTCGGCCTGCGTGTGCCCGACGACGTCTCGGTCGCCGGGTTCGACGGGCTCGACCTCCCGTGGCTCGCGCCGGACGTCCTCACGAGCGTCCACCAGCCGCTCGCCCGCAAGGGCTCCGAGCTGGGCCTCGCCGTCATCCGCCAGCTCGCAGGCGAGGCCCCGACGACCGTCGAGCTCGACGTCGAGCTGGTGGTGGGGACGACGACGGGCCCCGCCCTCACCACCTGA
- a CDS encoding MFS transporter yields the protein MPRIDSKRTLVRRIESIRGGAAQSPTDLLSDPRALTRARWVLLGVFALNGVMMSSWLARIPSVRDALGLTPADLGVVLLAGAVGALATVTAAGPFVTRFGGRVAFAVSAVLFGVAFLLLGLGPATGSVPLLAAGIFVNGMAFSLGNVPMNVESAGIERRVGRTILPQFHAAFSIGAVIGSLVGAACAHAQVPVLVQFVATGTVAMVWRLAAIPATVHDTLPTRAPADAPAPVEALGDAVVDVETAGLRARLARRGARLGAALSAWREPRTLLIGLVILSAALSEGSANDWLSLAVVDGFAQTEAVGAVVFGTFVAAMTVMRLAGTRLIDRFGRVTVLRASGVASIAGLLLFGFAPTLPLAGVGVVLWGFGAALAVPVGIAAASDEPLRAASRVSVVSAFASMASLAAPPLLGLAAEAMGARHALVLIVAAMVLSVLLARQVTPLRTPAARTARTSRPGTDTDDGVPSGVEDGPEADAAVAADAADRTGDPDRDDAAGAVPDEADDARRPRWSRRPRATARTGSSTVHRASARRPRTRPSHRREETSA from the coding sequence ATGCCTCGAATCGATTCGAAGCGCACCCTCGTCCGTCGGATCGAATCGATTCGAGGAGGTGCTGCGCAGTCACCGACCGACCTCCTGTCCGACCCCCGCGCCCTGACCCGGGCGCGCTGGGTCCTGCTGGGCGTGTTCGCGCTCAACGGCGTCATGATGTCGAGCTGGCTCGCGCGCATCCCCTCGGTGCGCGACGCGCTCGGGCTCACCCCCGCCGACCTCGGCGTCGTGCTGCTCGCGGGCGCCGTCGGTGCCCTCGCGACGGTCACCGCCGCCGGTCCCTTCGTCACGCGCTTCGGCGGGCGCGTCGCCTTCGCCGTCTCCGCGGTCCTGTTCGGCGTCGCGTTCCTGCTGCTCGGCCTCGGCCCCGCGACCGGCTCCGTCCCCCTGCTCGCCGCGGGCATCTTCGTCAACGGCATGGCCTTCTCGCTCGGCAACGTCCCGATGAACGTCGAGAGCGCAGGCATCGAACGGCGGGTCGGGCGCACGATCCTGCCCCAGTTCCACGCCGCGTTCTCCATCGGTGCCGTCATCGGCTCGCTCGTCGGCGCCGCGTGCGCCCACGCGCAGGTGCCGGTGCTCGTCCAGTTCGTCGCGACGGGCACGGTCGCCATGGTCTGGCGCCTCGCCGCGATCCCCGCGACGGTGCACGACACGCTCCCGACGCGCGCACCGGCGGACGCTCCTGCCCCGGTCGAGGCGCTCGGCGACGCGGTCGTCGACGTCGAGACGGCCGGGCTCCGCGCGCGCCTCGCCCGCCGCGGCGCCCGGCTCGGGGCGGCGCTCTCGGCCTGGCGCGAGCCGCGCACGCTGCTCATCGGCCTCGTCATCCTCTCCGCCGCGCTGTCCGAGGGGTCCGCCAACGACTGGCTCTCGCTCGCCGTCGTCGACGGGTTCGCCCAGACGGAGGCCGTCGGCGCCGTCGTGTTCGGCACGTTCGTCGCGGCCATGACGGTCATGCGCCTGGCAGGCACGCGCCTCATCGACCGCTTCGGCCGCGTCACCGTGCTCCGTGCCTCGGGCGTGGCGTCGATCGCCGGGCTGCTCCTCTTCGGGTTCGCGCCGACGCTCCCGCTCGCCGGGGTCGGCGTCGTGCTCTGGGGCTTCGGCGCGGCGCTCGCCGTGCCCGTCGGCATCGCCGCGGCGTCCGACGAGCCGCTGCGCGCCGCGAGCCGCGTGTCCGTCGTCTCCGCCTTCGCGTCGATGGCGTCGCTCGCCGCCCCGCCCCTGCTCGGGCTCGCCGCCGAGGCCATGGGCGCGCGCCACGCGCTCGTGCTCATCGTCGCCGCGATGGTCCTCAGCGTCCTCCTCGCGCGCCAGGTCACGCCCCTGCGCACCCCGGCCGCGCGCACCGCACGGACGTCCCGTCCCGGGACGGACACGGACGACGGCGTGCCGTCCGGGGTGGAGGATGGTCCCGAGGCCGACGCGGCGGTCGCCGCGGACGCCGCCGACCGGACGGGCGACCCCGACCGGGACGACGCGGCCGGCGCCGTCCCGGACGAGGCCGACGACGCACGCCGTCCCCGCTGGTCGCGCCGGCCCCGCGCGACGGCCCGCACCGGGTCGTCCACCGTCCACCGTGCCTCCGCACGCCGTCCCCGAACCCGCCCGTCGCACCGCCGCGAGGAGACCTCCGCATGA
- a CDS encoding MFS transporter — protein MTTARPDRRVVALATWAVFAVFFLNGFNFATWASRLPAVRDSLGFTEAQMGLLLLFMAVGSLLALPLSGMVVQRLGASKAVTLFAVTNVVGLVTAVTGVATGEDVVVRAGLFLAGIGTGVWDAAMNLEGAAVEQRLGKAIMPRFHAGFSFGTMAGAGVGALMAALHVPVQVHLTAAVVLSLLGVLWSVRFFLPAGQVEHVVDAAQDAAGSDPAAAAGSGAPLTASENARGALSAWTEPRTLLIGLVVLAAALTEGAANDWVSLAVVDGFETSDAMGAVGLAVFLTAMTGMRLLGTGLLDRYGRVTVLRLGAALALVGLLLFTLSPSIWLALLGVVAWGMGAALGFPVGMSAASDDPARAAVRVSVVATIGYSAFFMGPPLIGFLAEHVGYRAALLVIAVPVVVGLLVVGATRPLPTAAGSAGQQAARSAEETRDR, from the coding sequence ATGACCACCGCCCGTCCCGACCGTCGCGTCGTCGCGCTCGCCACCTGGGCCGTGTTCGCGGTCTTCTTCCTCAACGGCTTCAACTTCGCGACCTGGGCGTCCCGCCTGCCCGCGGTCCGGGACTCGCTCGGCTTCACCGAGGCGCAGATGGGCCTCCTGCTGCTCTTCATGGCCGTCGGGTCGCTCCTCGCGCTGCCCCTCTCCGGCATGGTCGTCCAGCGGCTCGGCGCGTCGAAGGCCGTCACGCTGTTCGCCGTGACCAACGTCGTCGGCCTCGTCACGGCCGTCACGGGCGTGGCGACGGGGGAGGACGTCGTCGTGCGCGCCGGGCTCTTCCTCGCCGGCATCGGCACGGGCGTGTGGGACGCCGCGATGAACCTCGAGGGCGCCGCCGTCGAGCAGCGGCTCGGCAAGGCGATCATGCCCCGCTTCCACGCGGGCTTCTCGTTCGGCACCATGGCCGGCGCGGGCGTCGGCGCGCTCATGGCCGCGCTGCACGTCCCGGTCCAGGTGCACCTCACGGCCGCGGTCGTGCTGAGCCTCCTCGGCGTGCTGTGGTCCGTACGGTTCTTCCTGCCCGCCGGGCAGGTGGAGCACGTCGTCGACGCGGCCCAGGACGCTGCCGGGTCGGACCCCGCCGCCGCGGCCGGGAGCGGCGCACCCCTCACCGCGTCGGAGAACGCGCGCGGGGCGCTCAGCGCGTGGACCGAGCCCCGCACGCTCCTCATCGGGCTGGTGGTGCTCGCCGCCGCGCTCACGGAGGGCGCCGCGAACGACTGGGTCAGCCTCGCCGTCGTCGACGGCTTCGAGACGTCCGACGCGATGGGCGCCGTCGGCCTCGCCGTGTTCCTCACGGCCATGACCGGGATGCGCCTCCTCGGCACGGGCCTGCTCGACCGCTACGGCCGTGTCACCGTGCTCAGGCTCGGCGCGGCGCTCGCGCTCGTCGGCCTGCTCCTCTTCACGCTCTCGCCGAGCATCTGGCTCGCGCTGCTCGGCGTGGTCGCGTGGGGCATGGGCGCGGCGCTCGGCTTCCCCGTCGGGATGAGCGCGGCCTCCGACGACCCCGCGCGCGCCGCCGTGCGCGTGAGCGTCGTCGCGACCATCGGCTACTCCGCGTTCTTCATGGGCCCGCCGCTCATCGGCTTCCTCGCGGAGCACGTCGGCTACCGCGCCGCGCTCCTCGTGATCGCCGTCCCGGTCGTCGTCGGCCTCCTCGTCGTGGGCGCCACCCGCCCCCTCCCCACCGCCGCGGGCTCCGCGGGCCAGCAGGCCGCCCGGAGCGCCGAGGAGACCCGCGACCGCTGA
- a CDS encoding UDP-N-acetylmuramate dehydrogenase, whose translation MPEIVRTAPGLRPDAVGAPSLAELTTLRVGGAADQYVEAHSEAELLETVRAADDAGEPLLVIGGGSNLLVGDEGFGGVVVRDLRRGITVDAEDSCGGASFHAPAGQDWDELVARAVAEEWVGVEALSGIPGTVGAAPVQNIGAYGQEVAGVISTVRVWDRRRSRVRTLALGELAFGYRTSLLKRSMHAAVSGDGEADGPWYPSPRYVVLDVGFQSRLGSLSAPVAYPELARTLGVQVGDRAPSADVRDAVLVLRARKGMLLDGVGPDVAPVAAGDAAPGEKGPDHDRWSAGSFFTNPVVPAEQADLLPAEAPRYPVRSATPSRTTGPSLGEIDPTLVKTSAAWLIEHAGFTKGFGVHGPSSLARLSTKHTLALTNRGGASAEDLVELARAVRDGVLDAFGVELVPEPVLVGVSL comes from the coding sequence CTGCCCGAGATCGTCCGGACCGCGCCCGGGCTGCGGCCCGACGCCGTCGGCGCGCCCTCGTTGGCGGAGCTGACCACGCTGCGCGTGGGCGGTGCGGCGGACCAGTACGTCGAGGCGCACAGCGAGGCCGAGCTGCTGGAGACGGTGCGCGCCGCGGACGACGCGGGGGAGCCGCTCCTCGTGATCGGCGGCGGCTCGAACCTGCTCGTCGGCGACGAGGGGTTCGGCGGGGTCGTCGTGCGCGACCTGCGGCGCGGGATCACCGTGGACGCCGAGGACTCGTGCGGCGGCGCGAGCTTCCACGCCCCGGCGGGCCAGGACTGGGACGAGCTGGTCGCGCGCGCGGTCGCGGAGGAGTGGGTGGGCGTCGAGGCGCTCTCGGGCATCCCGGGCACGGTCGGTGCCGCGCCCGTCCAGAACATCGGCGCCTACGGCCAGGAGGTCGCGGGGGTGATCTCGACCGTGCGGGTGTGGGACCGCCGACGGTCGCGCGTGCGCACCCTGGCGCTGGGCGAGCTCGCGTTCGGGTACCGCACGTCGCTGCTGAAGCGCAGCATGCACGCCGCGGTGAGCGGTGACGGCGAGGCGGACGGCCCGTGGTACCCGTCGCCGCGCTACGTCGTGCTCGACGTCGGCTTCCAGTCCCGGCTCGGCTCGCTGTCCGCCCCGGTCGCCTACCCGGAGCTCGCCCGCACGCTCGGCGTGCAGGTCGGCGACCGGGCTCCGAGCGCGGACGTGCGCGACGCCGTCCTCGTGCTCCGGGCGCGCAAGGGCATGCTGCTCGACGGCGTCGGTCCGGACGTCGCGCCCGTGGCGGCGGGGGACGCCGCGCCGGGGGAGAAGGGCCCGGACCACGACCGCTGGAGCGCGGGGTCGTTCTTCACGAACCCCGTCGTCCCGGCGGAGCAGGCCGACCTGCTCCCGGCAGAGGCCCCGCGCTACCCGGTGCGCTCGGCGACGCCGTCCCGCACGACGGGCCCGAGCCTCGGCGAGATCGACCCGACGCTCGTCAAGACGTCGGCGGCGTGGCTCATCGAGCACGCGGGCTTCACCAAGGGCTTCGGTGTCCACGGCCCGTCGAGCCTCGCGCGGCTGTCGACGAAGCACACCCTGGCGCTCACCAACCGGGGCGGCGCGAGCGCGGAGGACCTGGTCGAGCTCGCGCGCGCGGTCCGCGACGGCGTGCTCGACGCGTTCGGCGTCGAGCTCGTCCCCGAGCCGGTCCTCGTCGGCGTCTCCCTCTGA
- a CDS encoding L,D-transpeptidase family protein, translating into MDGASAGARTGAAARTTAGDAACVALTAAGRGPGRRGRGGRAASLAVVSTLVAALALAGCQAGLPDLEPGRTPSATADGPATTGPVSPSPTETTPEPTETPTPTPTPEPTETPDPEPSTPPPAPEPTPESPPAPVEPAELARGATGDRVVALQQRLADLGYFIGAPDGDFGGGTQQAVWALQKAAGLSRDGVVGPATQAALDQGVTPQPRSESGKVIEIDLDRQLLLAVEDGRVVTVVNASSGNGESYEAKGRTYRAGTPRGEFHVGRQVDGNHSSSLELGDMWRPKFFTGGIAVHGSGSIPPWPASHGCVRVANSAMNWLWDTWHADPGTTVLVY; encoded by the coding sequence GTGGACGGAGCTTCCGCGGGCGCGCGGACGGGCGCGGCGGCGCGTACGACGGCGGGGGACGCGGCGTGCGTCGCTCTCACGGCCGCGGGGCGCGGACCGGGACGACGCGGGCGCGGCGGACGAGCGGCGTCGCTCGCCGTCGTCTCCACGCTGGTCGCGGCGCTGGCGCTCGCGGGCTGCCAGGCCGGGCTGCCCGACCTCGAGCCGGGACGGACGCCGTCGGCCACCGCGGACGGGCCCGCGACGACGGGGCCGGTGAGCCCGAGCCCGACGGAGACCACGCCCGAGCCGACGGAGACGCCGACGCCGACGCCGACGCCCGAGCCCACCGAGACCCCCGACCCCGAGCCGAGCACGCCCCCGCCCGCACCGGAACCGACCCCCGAGTCGCCGCCCGCACCCGTCGAGCCGGCCGAGCTGGCCCGCGGCGCGACCGGCGACCGCGTCGTCGCGCTGCAGCAGCGCCTCGCCGACCTCGGCTACTTCATCGGCGCGCCCGACGGCGACTTCGGCGGCGGCACGCAGCAGGCCGTGTGGGCGCTGCAGAAGGCCGCCGGGCTCTCGCGCGACGGCGTCGTGGGCCCCGCGACGCAGGCCGCGCTCGACCAGGGCGTCACGCCGCAGCCGCGCAGCGAGTCGGGCAAGGTCATCGAGATCGACCTCGACCGGCAGCTCCTCCTCGCCGTCGAGGACGGCCGGGTCGTCACGGTCGTCAACGCGTCGTCGGGCAACGGGGAGTCGTACGAGGCGAAGGGCCGCACCTACCGCGCGGGCACGCCGCGCGGCGAGTTCCACGTGGGGCGGCAGGTCGACGGCAACCACTCGTCGAGCCTCGAGCTCGGCGACATGTGGCGCCCCAAGTTCTTCACCGGCGGCATCGCGGTGCACGGCTCGGGCTCGATCCCGCCGTGGCCCGCGTCGCACGGGTGCGTGCGCGTCGCGAACTCGGCGATGAACTGGCTCTGGGACACCTGGCACGCCGACCCGGGCACCACGGTCCTCGTCTACTGA
- a CDS encoding GntR family transcriptional regulator — translation MPPAELRVEIDLRSGLAPYEQIRSQVVAHVAAGRLRVGDRLPTIRALATDLGLAPGTVARAYRELEAAGIVTTRRRAGTVVADGVSPSDVAARHAAHELVRAGREAGLSDDAILDVVRGALLHEPPEPGEAGH, via the coding sequence GTGCCGCCCGCTGAGCTGCGCGTCGAGATCGACCTGCGGTCGGGCCTCGCGCCGTACGAGCAGATCCGGTCGCAGGTCGTCGCGCACGTCGCCGCCGGACGCCTGCGCGTCGGCGACCGGCTGCCCACGATCCGCGCCCTCGCCACGGACCTCGGGCTCGCACCCGGGACCGTGGCGCGCGCGTACCGCGAGCTCGAGGCGGCCGGCATCGTCACGACGCGGCGCCGCGCCGGGACCGTCGTGGCCGACGGCGTCTCCCCGAGCGACGTCGCCGCCCGCCACGCCGCGCACGAGCTCGTCCGCGCCGGCCGCGAGGCCGGCCTGTCCGACGACGCGATCCTCGACGTCGTCCGCGGGGCGCTGCTGCACGAGCCACCCGAGCCGGGAGAAGCAGGGCACTGA
- a CDS encoding aminoglycoside phosphotransferase family protein, whose amino-acid sequence MTLAPPVPDQRAWLDLLTAPEAGELLAVALGADGASLDTWRVHQVHARPGAEVTVGYDVVARRALAAGPGGGTASADAAEYLLATTAPLSPDAVGAGVVRLADGPRVVHVWRHPADPLLPGLAAACDAVELTRRLAAAGALADGEVVESVTMVAYRPLRRAVLRARTSARTVYVKVVRPDRARSLVRRHDLFRTAAVRAPRCLARDDDGVVVLEEAFGPSLAQHLAALGPDDQPAAIDPRELLRALDALPARATTLRRRPAWSERVEHYAASALAVHGLDPARADRVARAVRTAVATRDPGPVVATHGDFYEANVLLDLAAPGDPAAPGGGARVGVLLDVDTLGPGHRVDDLACLVAHLAVLPSLAPAVYGGVGALVDRCVAVFDERVDPAALRARAAGVVLSLTAGAASRDLADAWLRVAEDLLDAARGVTDEPSVVPESTLIGASSASHP is encoded by the coding sequence ATGACGCTCGCCCCACCCGTGCCCGACCAGCGTGCCTGGCTCGACCTGCTCACCGCCCCCGAGGCGGGGGAGCTGCTCGCCGTGGCGCTGGGTGCCGACGGCGCGAGCCTCGACACGTGGCGCGTCCACCAGGTGCACGCGCGCCCGGGCGCGGAGGTCACGGTCGGCTACGACGTCGTCGCGCGCCGGGCGCTCGCGGCCGGCCCGGGCGGGGGCACCGCCTCGGCGGACGCCGCTGAGTACCTGCTCGCCACGACGGCGCCCCTCTCGCCGGACGCGGTCGGGGCAGGGGTGGTCCGCCTCGCGGACGGTCCGCGCGTCGTGCACGTGTGGCGCCACCCCGCCGACCCGCTGCTGCCCGGCCTCGCCGCCGCGTGCGACGCGGTCGAGCTCACGCGCCGCCTCGCGGCGGCGGGGGCGCTCGCGGACGGCGAGGTCGTGGAGTCGGTGACGATGGTCGCCTACCGTCCGCTGCGCCGAGCGGTGCTGCGCGCGCGGACGTCCGCGCGCACGGTCTACGTCAAGGTCGTCCGTCCCGACCGGGCCCGCTCCCTCGTCCGCCGGCACGACCTCTTCCGGACCGCCGCCGTCCGCGCCCCGCGCTGCCTGGCCCGCGACGACGACGGCGTGGTCGTCCTCGAGGAGGCGTTCGGCCCGTCGCTCGCTCAGCATCTCGCGGCGCTCGGCCCCGACGACCAGCCCGCCGCGATCGACCCGCGCGAGCTCCTTCGCGCGCTCGACGCCCTTCCCGCCCGCGCGACGACGCTGCGGCGACGTCCCGCGTGGTCCGAGCGCGTCGAGCACTACGCGGCGTCGGCGCTCGCGGTGCACGGGCTGGACCCGGCCCGCGCGGACCGCGTCGCCCGCGCGGTCCGGACGGCCGTCGCGACGCGCGACCCCGGGCCGGTCGTCGCGACGCACGGCGACTTCTACGAGGCGAACGTCCTGCTCGACCTGGCGGCTCCCGGCGACCCCGCCGCGCCGGGTGGCGGCGCCCGCGTCGGCGTCCTGCTCGACGTCGACACGCTCGGCCCCGGGCACCGCGTGGACGACCTCGCGTGCCTCGTCGCGCACCTCGCCGTGCTCCCGTCGCTCGCCCCGGCGGTGTACGGCGGCGTGGGGGCGCTGGTCGACCGGTGCGTGGCCGTGTTCGACGAGCGCGTCGACCCCGCGGCGCTACGGGCGCGCGCTGCCGGCGTCGTGCTGTCCCTCACGGCGGGCGCGGCGTCCCGGGACCTCGCGGACGCGTGGCTGCGCGTCGCGGAGGACCTGCTGGACGCGGCCCGCGGCGTCACCGACGAGCCGAGCGTCGTTCCTGAGAGCACTCTCATCGGCGCCTCCTCGGCGTCTCACCCGTGA
- a CDS encoding response regulator transcription factor yields MSQILVAEDETRIASFVAKGLRSAGYASTTVATGREALDLASTGDFALLVLDLGLPDQDGFTVLRRLRETGNAIPVIILTARTSVTDTVAGLEGGADDYMAKPFRFEELLARIRLRLRTEPAGEVTVLTHGALSLDLRTRRARTAEREVDLSAREFALAEAFLRNPGQVLSREQLLSRVWGYDFDPGSNVVDVYVRYLRNKLGAEHFVTVRGMGYRLADAAR; encoded by the coding sequence GTGAGCCAGATCCTCGTCGCGGAGGACGAGACCCGGATCGCCTCGTTCGTCGCGAAGGGCCTGCGCTCCGCGGGCTACGCCAGCACGACCGTCGCGACGGGGCGGGAGGCGCTCGACCTCGCCAGCACCGGCGACTTCGCGCTGCTCGTGCTCGACCTGGGCCTCCCCGACCAGGACGGCTTCACCGTGCTGCGCCGCCTGCGGGAGACGGGCAACGCGATCCCCGTCATCATCCTCACCGCGCGCACGTCGGTCACGGACACGGTCGCCGGGCTCGAGGGCGGCGCCGACGACTACATGGCCAAGCCGTTCCGGTTCGAGGAGCTGCTCGCGCGCATCCGGCTGCGCCTGCGCACCGAGCCTGCCGGAGAGGTCACGGTGCTCACGCACGGCGCGCTCAGCCTCGACCTGCGCACGCGGCGCGCGCGCACCGCCGAGCGCGAGGTCGACCTCTCGGCGCGCGAGTTCGCGCTCGCCGAGGCGTTCCTGCGCAACCCCGGCCAGGTGCTGAGCCGCGAGCAGCTCCTGTCGCGCGTGTGGGGGTACGACTTCGACCCCGGGTCGAACGTCGTCGACGTGTACGTGCGCTACCTGCGCAACAAGCTCGGCGCGGAGCACTTCGTCACCGTGCGCGGCATGGGCTACCGGCTCGCCGACGCCGCCCGCTGA
- a CDS encoding sensor histidine kinase: MSRRTRRAGLTVRTRMLAAFLGLSALALLLAGGAAWFLQRGQIDDRIDESLARSANELKRLAGSGVNPVTGEPFTSPEDVVVASIQLTVPAQNEGVLGLREGRTPLVSQQEVRLRLEDDPELVAALSPLVAGDDVVLRSPRTATADYRALVAPVRSVGGTGAPAGQAPAALVLAYDRSAEHAEFAQVFRTYAVVALGALVLIGVVGWVVAGRLLQPIRTLSRTAQDIGETDLSARIPVTGNDDLSDLSRTVNGMLDRLEGAFDSQRRLIDDVGHELRTPLTVVRGHLELMDPHDASDASETRDLALDELDRMNRLVDDLVTLATAGRPDFVRPVDTDLGRLLDDVHDKVRTLGDRRWLVDARADVAVRADAQRLTQALLQLAANAVKFSAPGSVVALGSAVSDDGARVRVWVRDEGVGIAPEQQARIFERFAQATTPGAAHPEGAGLGLAIVAAIAGGHGGRVHVASTPGVGSTFTLDLPLVPVAAAPRDQVEAPSDVHDAAPGRPSAPTRVAPTAPTVPSAPSAVTPALPPPPPRASGPAPGTPPAVGPDAQQPPTHPTPDGRTTR, translated from the coding sequence GTGAGCCGCCGGACGCGCCGCGCGGGGCTGACCGTCCGCACCCGCATGCTCGCGGCGTTCCTCGGCCTGTCGGCACTCGCGCTCCTCCTCGCCGGGGGCGCGGCGTGGTTCCTCCAGCGCGGGCAGATCGACGACCGCATCGACGAGAGCCTCGCCCGGAGCGCGAACGAGCTGAAGCGCCTCGCCGGGTCCGGGGTGAACCCCGTCACCGGCGAGCCGTTCACGTCGCCCGAGGACGTCGTCGTCGCCTCCATCCAGCTCACCGTGCCCGCGCAGAACGAGGGCGTCCTCGGGCTCCGCGAGGGTCGCACGCCGCTCGTCTCGCAGCAGGAGGTGCGGCTGCGGCTCGAGGACGACCCGGAGCTCGTCGCCGCGCTCTCGCCGCTCGTCGCGGGGGACGACGTCGTGCTGCGCTCGCCGCGGACCGCGACGGCCGACTACCGCGCCCTCGTCGCCCCGGTCCGCTCCGTCGGCGGCACGGGCGCGCCGGCCGGTCAGGCGCCTGCGGCCCTCGTGCTCGCCTACGACCGCTCGGCAGAGCACGCCGAGTTCGCGCAGGTCTTCCGGACCTACGCCGTCGTGGCGCTCGGCGCCCTCGTGCTCATCGGCGTCGTGGGGTGGGTCGTCGCCGGGCGCCTCCTCCAGCCGATCCGCACGCTCTCGCGCACCGCGCAGGACATCGGCGAGACGGACCTGTCCGCGCGCATCCCCGTGACCGGCAACGACGACCTCTCGGACCTGTCGCGCACGGTGAACGGCATGCTCGACCGGCTCGAGGGGGCGTTCGACTCGCAGCGGCGGCTCATCGACGACGTCGGGCACGAGCTGCGCACCCCGCTCACCGTGGTCCGGGGGCACCTCGAGCTCATGGACCCGCACGACGCGTCCGACGCGTCCGAGACGCGCGACCTCGCGCTCGACGAGCTCGACCGCATGAACCGCCTCGTGGACGACCTCGTGACGCTCGCGACCGCCGGCCGCCCCGACTTCGTCCGCCCGGTCGACACGGACCTCGGGCGCCTCCTCGACGACGTGCACGACAAGGTCCGCACGCTCGGGGACCGCCGCTGGCTCGTCGACGCCCGGGCCGACGTCGCCGTGCGCGCCGACGCGCAGCGCCTCACCCAGGCGCTCCTGCAGCTCGCCGCCAACGCGGTGAAGTTCTCGGCGCCCGGGTCCGTCGTCGCGCTCGGCTCGGCCGTGTCCGACGACGGCGCGCGCGTGCGCGTGTGGGTCCGTGACGAGGGCGTCGGGATCGCCCCGGAGCAGCAGGCGCGGATCTTCGAGCGCTTCGCCCAGGCCACCACGCCCGGCGCGGCCCACCCCGAGGGCGCCGGACTGGGGCTCGCGATCGTCGCGGCGATCGCGGGGGGCCACGGCGGCCGGGTGCACGTCGCGTCGACGCCCGGCGTCGGGTCGACGTTCACGCTCGACCTCCCGCTCGTCCCCGTCGCCGCCGCACCCCGCGACCAGGTCGAGGCCCCGTCCGACGTGCACGACGCCGCACCGGGACGACCGTCCGCGCCGACCCGGGTGGCGCCCACCGCGCCGACCGTGCCCAGCGCGCCGTCGGCCGTCACGCCCGCGCTGCCCCCGCCGCCTCCCCGGGCGTCGGGGCCTGCGCCGGGCACGCCGCCCGCGGTCGGCCCGGACGCCCAGCAGCCGCCCACGCACCCCACCCCCGACGGAAGGACCACCCGGTGA